A DNA window from Macadamia integrifolia cultivar HAES 741 chromosome 4, SCU_Mint_v3, whole genome shotgun sequence contains the following coding sequences:
- the LOC122075218 gene encoding probable protein arginine N-methyltransferase 1.2 isoform X2 — translation MGRRRGHNKQSSSGNNNDNNCSSHQQVTRMMVDDEDLDETTESSNLDDPISDEPDDSLIGGDKTSADYYFDSYSHFGIHEEMLKDTVRTKTYQNVIYQNGFLFRNKVVLDVGAGTGILSLFCAKAGAKHVYAVECSQMADMAKEIVEANGFSNVITVLKGKVEEIVLPVAQVDIIISEWMGYFLLFENMLDTVLYARNKWLINDGIVLPDRASLYLTAIEDSDYKEDKIEFWNNVYGFDMCCIKKQAMIEPLVDTVDQNQMVTNCQLLKTMDISKMSPGDVSFTAPFKLVAERNDYIHALVAYFDVMFTKCHKLTGFSTGPRSRATHWKQTVLYLVDVLTICEGETVVGSMTVAPNKKNPRDVGIMLKYSLNGQHSQVSRTQHYKMR, via the exons atgGGTCGGCGAAGGGGTCATAACAAACAGAGCTCTTCAGGCAACAATAACGACAATAACTGTTCCAGCCATCAGCAAGTAACGAGGATGATGGTCGATGACGAAGACTTGGACGAGACGACTGAGAGTTCCAACCTTGACGACCCCATCTCTGATGAGCCTGATGATAGTCTCATTGGTGGCGACAAGACCAGCGCTGACTATTATTTTGATTCTTATTCTCACTTTG GTATTCATGAA GAAATGTTAAAGGATACAGTAAGGACTAAGACATACCAAAATGTTATTTACCAGAATGGTTTCCTGTTCAGGAACAAAGTGGTCCTTGATGTGGGAGCTGGGACTGGAATATTGTCTCTGTTTTGTGCAAAAGCAGGGGCAAAGCATGTTTATGCA GTTGAATGCTCCCAAATGGCGGATATGGCAAAAGAGATTGTGGAAGCCAATGGATTTTCAAATG TCATAACAGTTTTGAAGGGAAAAGTTGAAGAGATTGTGCTGCCAGTTGCTCAAGTGGATATCATCATTTCAGAATGGATGGGCTATTTTCTGTTGTTTGAGAATATGTTAGATACAGTGCTGTATGCACGTAATAAATGGCTT ATTAACGATGGAATTGTGCTACCAGACAGAGCTTCTTTGTATTTAACGGCTATTGAAGATTCTGATTACAAAGAAGACAAGATTGAAT TTTGGAATAATGTATATGGATTTGATATGTGCTGCATCAAGAAACAAGCCATGATCGAACCTCTAGTTGACACTGTTGATCAGAACCAGATGGTTACGAACTGCCAATTACTCAAG ACTATGGACATCTCTAAGATGTCTCCTGGGGATGTTTCTTTCACTGCACCCTTCAAGCTTGTGGCAGAACGCAATGATTACATCCATGCTTTGGTTGCATATTTTGATGTCATGTTTACGAAGTGTCACAAGTTGACTGGCTTCTCAACAG GGCCAAGATCACGGGCCACACATTGGAAGCAAACAGTTCTATACTTGGTAGATGTATTAACCATATGTGAAGGGGAGACAGTAGTTGGGAGCATGACCGTGGCGCCCAACAAGAAGAATCCACGTGATGTAGGAATTATGCTCAAGTATTCATTGAATGGCCAGCATAGCCAGGTCTCAAGAACTCAACATTATAAAATGCGTTGA
- the LOC122075218 gene encoding probable protein arginine N-methyltransferase 1.2 isoform X1, with product MGRRRGHNKQSSSGNNNDNNCSSHQQVTRMMVDDEDLDETTESSNLDDPISDEPDDSLIGGDKTSADYYFDSYSHFGIHEEMLKDTVRTKTYQNVIYQNGFLFRNKVVLDVGAGTGILSLFCAKAGAKHVYAVECSQMADMAKEIVEANGFSNGDYYSRRLLIHKYFSHTPLSVITVLKGKVEEIVLPVAQVDIIISEWMGYFLLFENMLDTVLYARNKWLINDGIVLPDRASLYLTAIEDSDYKEDKIEFWNNVYGFDMCCIKKQAMIEPLVDTVDQNQMVTNCQLLKTMDISKMSPGDVSFTAPFKLVAERNDYIHALVAYFDVMFTKCHKLTGFSTGPRSRATHWKQTVLYLVDVLTICEGETVVGSMTVAPNKKNPRDVGIMLKYSLNGQHSQVSRTQHYKMR from the exons atgGGTCGGCGAAGGGGTCATAACAAACAGAGCTCTTCAGGCAACAATAACGACAATAACTGTTCCAGCCATCAGCAAGTAACGAGGATGATGGTCGATGACGAAGACTTGGACGAGACGACTGAGAGTTCCAACCTTGACGACCCCATCTCTGATGAGCCTGATGATAGTCTCATTGGTGGCGACAAGACCAGCGCTGACTATTATTTTGATTCTTATTCTCACTTTG GTATTCATGAA GAAATGTTAAAGGATACAGTAAGGACTAAGACATACCAAAATGTTATTTACCAGAATGGTTTCCTGTTCAGGAACAAAGTGGTCCTTGATGTGGGAGCTGGGACTGGAATATTGTCTCTGTTTTGTGCAAAAGCAGGGGCAAAGCATGTTTATGCA GTTGAATGCTCCCAAATGGCGGATATGGCAAAAGAGATTGTGGAAGCCAATGGATTTTCAAATGGTGATTATTATTCCAGAAGGCTGTTAATTCATAAATAT TTCTCCCACACCCCCCTTTCAGTCATAACAGTTTTGAAGGGAAAAGTTGAAGAGATTGTGCTGCCAGTTGCTCAAGTGGATATCATCATTTCAGAATGGATGGGCTATTTTCTGTTGTTTGAGAATATGTTAGATACAGTGCTGTATGCACGTAATAAATGGCTT ATTAACGATGGAATTGTGCTACCAGACAGAGCTTCTTTGTATTTAACGGCTATTGAAGATTCTGATTACAAAGAAGACAAGATTGAAT TTTGGAATAATGTATATGGATTTGATATGTGCTGCATCAAGAAACAAGCCATGATCGAACCTCTAGTTGACACTGTTGATCAGAACCAGATGGTTACGAACTGCCAATTACTCAAG ACTATGGACATCTCTAAGATGTCTCCTGGGGATGTTTCTTTCACTGCACCCTTCAAGCTTGTGGCAGAACGCAATGATTACATCCATGCTTTGGTTGCATATTTTGATGTCATGTTTACGAAGTGTCACAAGTTGACTGGCTTCTCAACAG GGCCAAGATCACGGGCCACACATTGGAAGCAAACAGTTCTATACTTGGTAGATGTATTAACCATATGTGAAGGGGAGACAGTAGTTGGGAGCATGACCGTGGCGCCCAACAAGAAGAATCCACGTGATGTAGGAATTATGCTCAAGTATTCATTGAATGGCCAGCATAGCCAGGTCTCAAGAACTCAACATTATAAAATGCGTTGA
- the LOC122075218 gene encoding probable protein arginine N-methyltransferase 1 isoform X3, producing the protein MCKTLIAVGGGPGSFLLCCWEEMLKDTVRTKTYQNVIYQNGFLFRNKVVLDVGAGTGILSLFCAKAGAKHVYAVECSQMADMAKEIVEANGFSNGDYYSRRLLIHKYFSHTPLSVITVLKGKVEEIVLPVAQVDIIISEWMGYFLLFENMLDTVLYARNKWLINDGIVLPDRASLYLTAIEDSDYKEDKIEFWNNVYGFDMCCIKKQAMIEPLVDTVDQNQMVTNCQLLKTMDISKMSPGDVSFTAPFKLVAERNDYIHALVAYFDVMFTKCHKLTGFSTGPRSRATHWKQTVLYLVDVLTICEGETVVGSMTVAPNKKNPRDVGIMLKYSLNGQHSQVSRTQHYKMR; encoded by the exons ATGTGTAAAACACTAATTGCAGTAGGAGGCGGCCCAGGAAGTTTCTTACTATGTTGTTGGGAG GAAATGTTAAAGGATACAGTAAGGACTAAGACATACCAAAATGTTATTTACCAGAATGGTTTCCTGTTCAGGAACAAAGTGGTCCTTGATGTGGGAGCTGGGACTGGAATATTGTCTCTGTTTTGTGCAAAAGCAGGGGCAAAGCATGTTTATGCA GTTGAATGCTCCCAAATGGCGGATATGGCAAAAGAGATTGTGGAAGCCAATGGATTTTCAAATGGTGATTATTATTCCAGAAGGCTGTTAATTCATAAATAT TTCTCCCACACCCCCCTTTCAGTCATAACAGTTTTGAAGGGAAAAGTTGAAGAGATTGTGCTGCCAGTTGCTCAAGTGGATATCATCATTTCAGAATGGATGGGCTATTTTCTGTTGTTTGAGAATATGTTAGATACAGTGCTGTATGCACGTAATAAATGGCTT ATTAACGATGGAATTGTGCTACCAGACAGAGCTTCTTTGTATTTAACGGCTATTGAAGATTCTGATTACAAAGAAGACAAGATTGAAT TTTGGAATAATGTATATGGATTTGATATGTGCTGCATCAAGAAACAAGCCATGATCGAACCTCTAGTTGACACTGTTGATCAGAACCAGATGGTTACGAACTGCCAATTACTCAAG ACTATGGACATCTCTAAGATGTCTCCTGGGGATGTTTCTTTCACTGCACCCTTCAAGCTTGTGGCAGAACGCAATGATTACATCCATGCTTTGGTTGCATATTTTGATGTCATGTTTACGAAGTGTCACAAGTTGACTGGCTTCTCAACAG GGCCAAGATCACGGGCCACACATTGGAAGCAAACAGTTCTATACTTGGTAGATGTATTAACCATATGTGAAGGGGAGACAGTAGTTGGGAGCATGACCGTGGCGCCCAACAAGAAGAATCCACGTGATGTAGGAATTATGCTCAAGTATTCATTGAATGGCCAGCATAGCCAGGTCTCAAGAACTCAACATTATAAAATGCGTTGA
- the LOC122075218 gene encoding probable protein arginine N-methyltransferase 1 isoform X4, protein MLKDTVRTKTYQNVIYQNGFLFRNKVVLDVGAGTGILSLFCAKAGAKHVYAVECSQMADMAKEIVEANGFSNGDYYSRRLLIHKYFSHTPLSVITVLKGKVEEIVLPVAQVDIIISEWMGYFLLFENMLDTVLYARNKWLINDGIVLPDRASLYLTAIEDSDYKEDKIEFWNNVYGFDMCCIKKQAMIEPLVDTVDQNQMVTNCQLLKTMDISKMSPGDVSFTAPFKLVAERNDYIHALVAYFDVMFTKCHKLTGFSTGPRSRATHWKQTVLYLVDVLTICEGETVVGSMTVAPNKKNPRDVGIMLKYSLNGQHSQVSRTQHYKMR, encoded by the exons ATGTTAAAGGATACAGTAAGGACTAAGACATACCAAAATGTTATTTACCAGAATGGTTTCCTGTTCAGGAACAAAGTGGTCCTTGATGTGGGAGCTGGGACTGGAATATTGTCTCTGTTTTGTGCAAAAGCAGGGGCAAAGCATGTTTATGCA GTTGAATGCTCCCAAATGGCGGATATGGCAAAAGAGATTGTGGAAGCCAATGGATTTTCAAATGGTGATTATTATTCCAGAAGGCTGTTAATTCATAAATAT TTCTCCCACACCCCCCTTTCAGTCATAACAGTTTTGAAGGGAAAAGTTGAAGAGATTGTGCTGCCAGTTGCTCAAGTGGATATCATCATTTCAGAATGGATGGGCTATTTTCTGTTGTTTGAGAATATGTTAGATACAGTGCTGTATGCACGTAATAAATGGCTT ATTAACGATGGAATTGTGCTACCAGACAGAGCTTCTTTGTATTTAACGGCTATTGAAGATTCTGATTACAAAGAAGACAAGATTGAAT TTTGGAATAATGTATATGGATTTGATATGTGCTGCATCAAGAAACAAGCCATGATCGAACCTCTAGTTGACACTGTTGATCAGAACCAGATGGTTACGAACTGCCAATTACTCAAG ACTATGGACATCTCTAAGATGTCTCCTGGGGATGTTTCTTTCACTGCACCCTTCAAGCTTGTGGCAGAACGCAATGATTACATCCATGCTTTGGTTGCATATTTTGATGTCATGTTTACGAAGTGTCACAAGTTGACTGGCTTCTCAACAG GGCCAAGATCACGGGCCACACATTGGAAGCAAACAGTTCTATACTTGGTAGATGTATTAACCATATGTGAAGGGGAGACAGTAGTTGGGAGCATGACCGTGGCGCCCAACAAGAAGAATCCACGTGATGTAGGAATTATGCTCAAGTATTCATTGAATGGCCAGCATAGCCAGGTCTCAAGAACTCAACATTATAAAATGCGTTGA